A single Coriobacteriia bacterium DNA region contains:
- a CDS encoding PASTA domain-containing protein, translating to MSEDIEHPKEQTSDWLDELADAAIPTAPLAGENSYVPALDRERRARSPLVAPSVWAVSAIVVAVLVFAAGVAFWSFAQSAVAVPNVIGLSEAEAGTTLTREGLILVVAERRFSDAPANEVLEQSPAPGQQLRPGDPVEVVVSGGTEEFLMPDVVGEGLALATGTLEDMGLFIEVEFVLSDTASDTVLGSTPAAGATVRTGDRVRLQVASSREATGSLRPYRLDGVALVIDPAPPVAGAGNDPALEVARRLRSLLEASGATVTMLRTGADTSTIEIDRASRARALAYTAGVGLSVRPEGTPGMVVSAATSLTASQPTSAAVLASAISSALAASGSAPRQESQASDGVFGASERVWVRVTLGSNSDRADTTSFLDPRWADAVARSIYQAIGQTLGSPESP from the coding sequence ATGAGTGAGGACATCGAACACCCCAAAGAACAGACAAGCGATTGGCTCGACGAGCTCGCTGACGCTGCGATTCCCACGGCGCCGCTTGCTGGCGAGAACTCCTACGTACCCGCACTTGACCGGGAACGTCGGGCGCGCTCGCCCCTTGTGGCGCCTTCGGTGTGGGCGGTCAGCGCTATCGTCGTGGCGGTGCTCGTCTTTGCTGCCGGCGTGGCATTCTGGTCGTTCGCACAGTCAGCTGTCGCCGTCCCTAACGTCATCGGGCTCTCGGAGGCCGAAGCCGGCACCACGCTGACCCGAGAGGGCCTGATCCTCGTCGTAGCTGAGCGGCGCTTCAGCGACGCCCCCGCCAACGAGGTTCTCGAGCAGAGCCCTGCCCCGGGGCAGCAGCTGCGACCCGGAGACCCGGTAGAGGTCGTCGTGTCCGGCGGCACTGAGGAGTTTCTTATGCCCGATGTTGTCGGGGAGGGTCTTGCCCTGGCCACGGGGACGCTTGAGGACATGGGACTCTTCATCGAAGTCGAGTTCGTGCTGTCAGACACGGCGAGTGACACGGTCTTGGGATCGACTCCCGCGGCAGGGGCTACCGTGCGCACCGGTGATCGTGTGCGGCTTCAAGTGGCCTCGTCTCGTGAAGCCACAGGCAGCTTGCGGCCGTATCGTCTCGATGGTGTTGCGCTTGTGATCGACCCGGCGCCTCCTGTGGCGGGAGCCGGCAACGACCCGGCCCTTGAGGTCGCCCGTCGGCTCAGGTCACTCTTGGAGGCCTCAGGCGCCACGGTGACCATGCTCAGAACCGGGGCGGACACGTCCACAATCGAGATCGATCGCGCTTCTCGTGCCCGAGCCCTGGCATACACCGCCGGAGTCGGTCTGTCCGTCCGCCCGGAGGGCACGCCGGGAATGGTCGTCTCGGCTGCCACCTCGTTGACCGCCTCGCAGCCCACGTCAGCTGCTGTTCTGGCTTCTGCGATCTCCAGCGCGCTGGCAGCCTCCGGCTCTGCACCTCGTCAGGAAAGCCAGGCATCGGATGGCGTGTTCGGCGCCTCTGAACGGGTCTGGGTCCGAGTTACGCTTGGATCCAACTCAGACCGAGCGGATACGACAAGCTTTCTCGATCCACGCTGGGCTGACGCGGTGGCCCGGAGCATCTACCAAGCCATCGGCCAGACTCTCGGTTCACCGGAGTCGCCGTGA
- a CDS encoding FmdB family zinc ribbon protein has translation MPSYDFRCTACELVFEVTRPMTSSKPERCPVCDATTKRVFTPVGVAFKGSGFHNTDYRPKPSEQADTACPAKSDSKPGCTGCPAAE, from the coding sequence ATGCCTTCGTACGACTTCCGCTGCACCGCATGTGAGCTGGTGTTCGAGGTCACTCGGCCCATGACATCAAGCAAGCCCGAGCGTTGCCCTGTGTGTGACGCGACTACCAAGAGGGTCTTCACGCCCGTTGGCGTGGCTTTCAAGGGAAGTGGGTTCCACAACACAGACTACCGTCCTAAGCCGAGCGAGCAGGCCGACACGGCGTGCCCTGCCAAATCAGACTCGAAGCCGGGCTGTACTGGGTGCCCTGCAGCTGAGTAA